Proteins found in one Cheilinus undulatus linkage group 9, ASM1832078v1, whole genome shotgun sequence genomic segment:
- the ccdc113 gene encoding coiled-coil domain-containing protein 113 isoform X2: MKAELSVMEEREEEEVTKEEKEDLYSRVQELKSSQAAVLAEIDLFECFISRSDPQDRGSQAGGDGLGSQLEGGGRGRRRRSRSHVSHHLQQLTLEQKLYVAQREVKETQQDQEKLRQRCERVQDHYKVTLKEAEMRLSDIRKAQKEFERRLLRPVKETRLGMKEPEKVTQLEKFHVKNQALKVQERRLQQQLIQKREAGRADYEDIFQEFDEQRTEKNLDELQVNNLKVQRALSAQKEKLQKVTQQSTELSSDITNRKQTLARIEEEIQQAEEDRLKAEALNQHLRGLIADYQAPGVMEYILIKNKHKKLQRSIHTLERKVGITEMALKAHSRAVNTQRATFTPANSVNVGAGSVQRRIPEKLPHIAEHGT, translated from the exons ATGAAGGCTGAGCTGAGCGTGATGgaggaaagagaagaggaagaagttacaaaagaagagaaagaagaccTCTACAGCCGAGTCCAGGAGCTGAA GAGTTCCCAGGCAGCCGTCCTGGCAGAGATAGACCTGTTTGAATGCTTTATCAGCCGCAGTGATCCTCAGGACCGGGGGTCGCAGGCAGGAGGAGACGGTTTAGGGTCCCAGCTGGAGGGCGGG GGCCGTGGACGCAGGCGAAGGTCACGCTCCCACGTATCACATCAcctccagcagctgaccctggaaCAAAAACTTTACGTGGCGCAGAGAGAGGTAAAAGAGACACAGCAAGACCAGGAGAAACTCCGACAGAGATGTGAGCGGGTTCAGGATCACTACAAg GTCACcttaaaagaggcagaaatgcgTCTCTCAGACATCAGGAAGGCTCAGAAAGAATTTGAACGCAGACTGCTCAGACCTGTAAAGGAGACCAGACTGGGCATGAAGGAGCCTGAGAAG GTCACCCAGCTGGAGAAGTTTCACGTGAAGAACCAGGCCCTGAAGGTCCAGGAGAGGaggctccagcagcagctcatACAGAAGAGAGAAGCAGGGAGAGCCGACTACGAG gacatttttcaggaatttgatgagcagagaacagaaaaaaacctgGATGAACTTCAAGTCAACAATCTGAAGGTCCAACGAGCCCTGAGTGCACAGAAG GAGAAGCTGCAGAAGGTGACACAGCAGTCCACGGAGCTGAGCAGCGACATCACAAACAGGAAGCAGACACTGGCCAGGATTGAGGAGGAGATCCAGCAAGCTGAGGAG GACCGTTTGAAGGCAGAGGCTCTAAACCAACACCTGCGCGGCCTTATAGCTGATTATCAGGCTCCTGGTGTCATGGAGTACATCCTCATTaagaacaaacacaaaaagctGCAGAGGAGCATCCACACACTGGAGAGGAAGGTTGGGATTACTGAG ATGGCGCTGAAGGCCCACAGTAGAGCTGTGAACACTCAGAGAGCCACTTTCACTCCTGCAAACAGTGTCAACGTTGGAGCCGGATCAGTGCAACGCCGAATCCCAGAAAAGCTTCCTCACATAGCAGAACACGGCACATAG
- the ccdc113 gene encoding coiled-coil domain-containing protein 113 isoform X3 — protein sequence MKAELSVMEEREEEEVTKEEKEDLYSRVQELKSSQAAVLAEIDLFECFISRSDPQDRGSQAGGDGLGSQLEGGGRGRRRRSRSHVSHHLQQLTLEQKLYVAQREVKETQQDQEKLRQRCERVQDHYKVTQLEKFHVKNQALKVQERRLQQQLIQKREAGRADYEDIFQEFDEQRTEKNLDELQVNNLKVQRALSAQKEKLQKVTQQSTELSSDITNRKQTLARIEEEIQQAEEDRLKAEALNQHLRGLIADYQAPGVMEYILIKNKHKKLQRSIHTLERKVGITEMALKAHSRAVNTQRATFTPANSVNVGAGSVQRRIPEKLPHIAEHGT from the exons ATGAAGGCTGAGCTGAGCGTGATGgaggaaagagaagaggaagaagttacaaaagaagagaaagaagaccTCTACAGCCGAGTCCAGGAGCTGAA GAGTTCCCAGGCAGCCGTCCTGGCAGAGATAGACCTGTTTGAATGCTTTATCAGCCGCAGTGATCCTCAGGACCGGGGGTCGCAGGCAGGAGGAGACGGTTTAGGGTCCCAGCTGGAGGGCGGG GGCCGTGGACGCAGGCGAAGGTCACGCTCCCACGTATCACATCAcctccagcagctgaccctggaaCAAAAACTTTACGTGGCGCAGAGAGAGGTAAAAGAGACACAGCAAGACCAGGAGAAACTCCGACAGAGATGTGAGCGGGTTCAGGATCACTACAAg GTCACCCAGCTGGAGAAGTTTCACGTGAAGAACCAGGCCCTGAAGGTCCAGGAGAGGaggctccagcagcagctcatACAGAAGAGAGAAGCAGGGAGAGCCGACTACGAG gacatttttcaggaatttgatgagcagagaacagaaaaaaacctgGATGAACTTCAAGTCAACAATCTGAAGGTCCAACGAGCCCTGAGTGCACAGAAG GAGAAGCTGCAGAAGGTGACACAGCAGTCCACGGAGCTGAGCAGCGACATCACAAACAGGAAGCAGACACTGGCCAGGATTGAGGAGGAGATCCAGCAAGCTGAGGAG GACCGTTTGAAGGCAGAGGCTCTAAACCAACACCTGCGCGGCCTTATAGCTGATTATCAGGCTCCTGGTGTCATGGAGTACATCCTCATTaagaacaaacacaaaaagctGCAGAGGAGCATCCACACACTGGAGAGGAAGGTTGGGATTACTGAG ATGGCGCTGAAGGCCCACAGTAGAGCTGTGAACACTCAGAGAGCCACTTTCACTCCTGCAAACAGTGTCAACGTTGGAGCCGGATCAGTGCAACGCCGAATCCCAGAAAAGCTTCCTCACATAGCAGAACACGGCACATAG
- the ccdc113 gene encoding coiled-coil domain-containing protein 113 isoform X1, which yields MKAELSVMEEREEEEVTKEEKEDLYSRVQELKSSQAAVLAEIDLFECFISRSDPQDRGSQAGGDGLGSQLEGGGRGRRRRSRSHVSHHLQQLTLEQKLYVAQREVKETQQDQEKLRQRCERVQDHYKVTLKEAEMRLSDIRKAQKEFERRLLRPVKETRLGMKEPEKVLQFIQDKSKVTQLEKFHVKNQALKVQERRLQQQLIQKREAGRADYEDIFQEFDEQRTEKNLDELQVNNLKVQRALSAQKEKLQKVTQQSTELSSDITNRKQTLARIEEEIQQAEEDRLKAEALNQHLRGLIADYQAPGVMEYILIKNKHKKLQRSIHTLERKVGITEMALKAHSRAVNTQRATFTPANSVNVGAGSVQRRIPEKLPHIAEHGT from the exons ATGAAGGCTGAGCTGAGCGTGATGgaggaaagagaagaggaagaagttacaaaagaagagaaagaagaccTCTACAGCCGAGTCCAGGAGCTGAA GAGTTCCCAGGCAGCCGTCCTGGCAGAGATAGACCTGTTTGAATGCTTTATCAGCCGCAGTGATCCTCAGGACCGGGGGTCGCAGGCAGGAGGAGACGGTTTAGGGTCCCAGCTGGAGGGCGGG GGCCGTGGACGCAGGCGAAGGTCACGCTCCCACGTATCACATCAcctccagcagctgaccctggaaCAAAAACTTTACGTGGCGCAGAGAGAGGTAAAAGAGACACAGCAAGACCAGGAGAAACTCCGACAGAGATGTGAGCGGGTTCAGGATCACTACAAg GTCACcttaaaagaggcagaaatgcgTCTCTCAGACATCAGGAAGGCTCAGAAAGAATTTGAACGCAGACTGCTCAGACCTGTAAAGGAGACCAGACTGGGCATGAAGGAGCCTGAGAAGGTGCTCCAGTTCATCCAAGACAAGtctaag GTCACCCAGCTGGAGAAGTTTCACGTGAAGAACCAGGCCCTGAAGGTCCAGGAGAGGaggctccagcagcagctcatACAGAAGAGAGAAGCAGGGAGAGCCGACTACGAG gacatttttcaggaatttgatgagcagagaacagaaaaaaacctgGATGAACTTCAAGTCAACAATCTGAAGGTCCAACGAGCCCTGAGTGCACAGAAG GAGAAGCTGCAGAAGGTGACACAGCAGTCCACGGAGCTGAGCAGCGACATCACAAACAGGAAGCAGACACTGGCCAGGATTGAGGAGGAGATCCAGCAAGCTGAGGAG GACCGTTTGAAGGCAGAGGCTCTAAACCAACACCTGCGCGGCCTTATAGCTGATTATCAGGCTCCTGGTGTCATGGAGTACATCCTCATTaagaacaaacacaaaaagctGCAGAGGAGCATCCACACACTGGAGAGGAAGGTTGGGATTACTGAG ATGGCGCTGAAGGCCCACAGTAGAGCTGTGAACACTCAGAGAGCCACTTTCACTCCTGCAAACAGTGTCAACGTTGGAGCCGGATCAGTGCAACGCCGAATCCCAGAAAAGCTTCCTCACATAGCAGAACACGGCACATAG